One window of the Allorhizobium ampelinum S4 genome contains the following:
- the typA gene encoding translational GTPase TypA, translating into MKIRNIAIIAHVDHGKTTLVDELLKQSGSFRENQRVAERVMDSNDLEKERGITILAKATSVEWKGVRVNIVDTPGHADFGGEVERILSMVDGAIVLVDSSEGPMPQTKFVVGKALKVGLRPIVAINKIDRPDGRHEEVINEVFDLFASLDATDEQLDFPILYGSGRDGWMNIAPEGPKDQGLAPLLDLVLQHVPEPSVGDEDGAFRMIGTLLEANPFLGRVITGRIHSGSIKPNQSVKVLSQDGKIIETGRISKILAFRGIERTAIDEAHAGDIVAIAGLSKGTVADTFCDPSVTEALEAQPIDPPTVTMSFLVNDSPLAGTEGDKVTSRVIRDRLFKEAEGNVALKIEESEGKDSFFVSGRGELQLAVLIETMRREGFELAVSRPRVVMHKDENGTLMEPIEEVVIDVDEEHSGVVVQKMSERKAEMTELRPSGGNRVRLVFYAPTRGLIGYQSELLTDTRGTAIMNRLFHNYQPFKGEISGRNNGVLLSNQSGEAVAYAMFNLEDRGPMIIEPGEKVYAGMIVGIHSRDNDLEVNVLKGKQLTNIRSAGKDEAVKLTPPIRMTLDRALSWIQDDELMEVTPKSIRLRKFYLDANDRKRFGKARVAQA; encoded by the coding sequence ATGAAGATTCGCAATATCGCGATCATCGCGCACGTTGACCATGGGAAAACTACCCTCGTTGACGAACTTCTGAAACAGTCCGGTTCGTTCCGCGAAAACCAGCGCGTTGCAGAGCGCGTCATGGACAGCAACGATCTGGAAAAAGAGCGCGGCATCACCATTCTCGCCAAGGCAACCTCGGTTGAATGGAAGGGCGTTCGCGTCAACATCGTCGATACCCCCGGCCACGCCGACTTCGGCGGCGAAGTCGAGCGTATCCTGTCGATGGTGGACGGCGCTATCGTTCTCGTCGACTCCTCGGAAGGCCCGATGCCGCAGACCAAATTCGTGGTCGGCAAGGCGCTTAAGGTTGGTCTTCGTCCAATCGTTGCGATCAACAAGATTGACCGTCCCGATGGCCGCCATGAAGAAGTCATCAACGAAGTCTTCGACCTGTTCGCCAGCCTCGACGCCACCGACGAGCAGCTCGACTTCCCGATCCTCTACGGTTCCGGTCGTGATGGCTGGATGAATATCGCCCCTGAAGGCCCGAAGGATCAGGGCCTCGCCCCGTTGCTGGACCTGGTTTTGCAGCACGTTCCTGAGCCGAGCGTTGGCGACGAAGACGGTGCGTTCCGCATGATCGGCACGCTGCTGGAAGCCAACCCCTTCCTCGGCCGCGTCATCACCGGTCGTATCCATTCCGGCTCGATCAAGCCGAACCAGTCGGTCAAGGTTCTGAGCCAGGACGGCAAGATCATCGAAACCGGTCGTATTTCCAAGATCCTCGCGTTCCGTGGTATCGAGCGCACCGCGATTGATGAAGCCCATGCCGGTGACATCGTGGCGATTGCCGGTCTGTCCAAGGGTACGGTTGCCGATACATTCTGCGATCCGTCCGTGACCGAAGCGCTGGAAGCCCAGCCGATCGATCCGCCGACCGTCACCATGTCCTTCCTCGTCAACGACAGCCCGCTGGCTGGCACCGAAGGTGACAAGGTCACGAGCCGCGTTATCCGTGACCGTCTGTTCAAGGAAGCCGAAGGCAATGTTGCCCTGAAGATTGAAGAATCGGAAGGCAAGGATTCGTTCTTCGTGTCTGGCCGTGGCGAATTGCAGCTGGCCGTTCTGATCGAAACCATGCGTCGTGAAGGCTTCGAACTGGCTGTGTCACGTCCGCGCGTCGTGATGCACAAGGACGAGAACGGCACCCTGATGGAGCCGATCGAAGAAGTCGTCATCGACGTCGATGAAGAGCATTCCGGCGTTGTCGTGCAGAAAATGTCCGAGCGTAAGGCTGAAATGACCGAGCTGCGGCCTTCCGGCGGCAATCGCGTTCGTCTGGTGTTCTATGCGCCCACCCGTGGCCTGATCGGCTACCAGTCGGAACTGCTGACGGATACCCGTGGTACGGCGATCATGAACCGCCTGTTCCACAACTACCAGCCGTTCAAGGGTGAAATCTCCGGCCGTAACAATGGCGTTCTGTTGTCCAACCAGTCCGGTGAAGCCGTGGCCTACGCCATGTTCAACCTTGAAGATCGCGGCCCGATGATTATCGAGCCAGGCGAAAAGGTTTATGCAGGCATGATCGTCGGCATTCACTCGCGCGACAACGATCTGGAAGTCAACGTTCTCAAGGGCAAGCAGCTGACCAACATCCGCTCTGCCGGCAAGGACGAAGCCGTCAAGCTGACCCCGCCGATCCGCATGACGCTGGATCGCGCGCTGTCCTGGATTCAGGACGACGAGCTGATGGAAGTGACGCCGAAGTCGATCCGTCTGCGCAAGTTCTACCTGGACGCCAACGACCGCAAGCGCTTCGGCAAGGCCCGCGTCGCCCAGGCTTAA
- a CDS encoding alkaline phosphatase D family protein — translation MSTSFKALSRRSFLLGTSAAGLAAGSGLALPFYARAADRPVFTHGVQSGDVDLNSGMIWTRVDRPSRIMMEYSTTESFANPVRLPALNALPDSDYAVKRLLADLPSDQEIFYRFTAADLSHINSVSEPIIGRFRTAPASRRDVRFVWSGDTVGQGWGIDETGMKTYATMAKHQPDFFLHSGDTIYADGPLKEEVDLKDGTKWKNVVVTDEKRKVAETLDEYRGQWKYNMMDKNVLELSAICPTHYQWDDHEVLNNWSSGKDLTADSRYSEKSIALLSARAARAFHEMTPIRYTPAEPGRVYRKISHGPLVDVFFLDMRSYRGSNHDGMETVQTPESRILGAEQVAWLKRELTNSKATWKIIAADMPLGLIVWDDFLNKKGTEAVAQGHNGEPRGRELEIAELLRHMKMTGIRNTVWLTADVHYTAAHYYNPDKAAFQDFDPFWEFVSGPLHAGTFGPSDLDMTFGPELKFVKAPTAEQGQNLPPSAGLQFFGIVDVDGVSEQLSVRLMDRDDNELYKVVLDPVRSA, via the coding sequence ATGTCCACATCCTTCAAGGCGCTGAGCCGCCGTTCGTTTCTGCTCGGCACCAGTGCTGCCGGGCTTGCTGCCGGGTCCGGTCTGGCGCTCCCGTTTTATGCCCGGGCGGCGGACCGCCCCGTTTTCACCCACGGTGTCCAATCCGGCGATGTCGATCTGAATTCCGGGATGATCTGGACGCGGGTAGACCGCCCTTCGCGGATCATGATGGAATATTCCACCACCGAAAGCTTTGCCAATCCGGTGCGGTTGCCTGCCCTCAATGCGCTGCCGGATAGTGACTATGCGGTGAAGCGGCTTTTGGCGGACCTCCCGTCCGATCAGGAGATTTTCTATCGGTTCACGGCGGCTGATCTTTCCCATATCAACAGTGTCTCGGAACCGATCATCGGCCGGTTCCGCACAGCGCCCGCTTCCCGGCGTGATGTCCGCTTCGTCTGGTCGGGTGACACGGTGGGCCAGGGCTGGGGCATCGATGAAACCGGCATGAAGACCTATGCCACGATGGCCAAGCATCAGCCGGATTTCTTTCTGCATTCCGGCGACACCATCTATGCCGATGGTCCCCTCAAGGAAGAGGTCGATCTGAAGGACGGCACCAAATGGAAAAATGTCGTGGTCACCGATGAAAAGCGCAAGGTGGCAGAAACGCTGGACGAATATCGCGGCCAGTGGAAATACAATATGATGGACAAGAACGTGCTGGAGCTGTCGGCTATTTGTCCGACCCATTACCAGTGGGACGATCACGAAGTTCTGAACAACTGGTCCTCAGGCAAGGATTTGACAGCCGACAGCCGCTATAGCGAAAAATCCATCGCTCTTCTGTCGGCGCGTGCCGCCCGTGCCTTCCATGAAATGACGCCGATCCGCTACACGCCTGCCGAGCCGGGCCGGGTTTATCGCAAGATTTCCCACGGTCCGCTGGTCGATGTGTTTTTCCTCGATATGCGTAGCTATCGTGGTTCCAATCACGACGGCATGGAAACGGTCCAGACGCCGGAATCGCGCATCCTCGGGGCCGAGCAAGTGGCCTGGCTGAAGCGGGAGCTGACCAATTCCAAGGCAACCTGGAAAATCATCGCCGCCGACATGCCTTTGGGCCTGATCGTCTGGGACGACTTTCTCAACAAGAAAGGCACGGAAGCCGTGGCCCAGGGCCATAATGGCGAGCCGCGTGGCCGTGAGCTGGAAATTGCCGAACTGCTGCGGCATATGAAGATGACAGGCATCCGCAACACCGTCTGGCTGACAGCGGATGTGCATTATACCGCTGCCCATTACTACAATCCTGACAAGGCGGCTTTCCAGGATTTTGACCCGTTCTGGGAGTTTGTCTCCGGTCCTCTGCATGCAGGCACGTTCGGGCCCAGTGATCTGGACATGACCTTCGGGCCGGAGCTGAAATTCGTCAAGGCACCGACGGCGGAGCAGGGCCAGAACCTGCCGCCGTCAGCAGGGCTTCAGTTCTTCGGCATCGTCGATGTCGATGGCGTGAGCGAACAGCTCAGCGTGCGGCTGATGGACCGGGACGATAATGAGCTTTACAAGGTCGTGCTCGATCCGGTGCGCAGCGCCTGA
- a CDS encoding M3 family metallopeptidase has protein sequence MTFPDRNLGPNGAFATVTEWNGPHGLPNFTAIGDEDFVPAFDMALAEHDADIDTIAHYPSEPTFDNTIVALEIAGDGLSRVSALFWNKAGADTNQVIQALEREIAPKMSRHYSKISMNAALFARVDALWEKRDSLGLTLEQTRVLERHWKGFVKAGAKLAKPEQERLAAINERLASLGANFGQNVLGDETDWALPLTSDDELAGIPDFLKDAMASAAQARGKGESYAVTLSRSVIVPFLTFSERRDLRETAFKAWVARGENGGERDNRAIVTETLALRAEKAKLLGYKNFAALKLDNTMAKTPEAVNGLLMQVWERAVAQAAIEEQELAELIAKDGKNHAVAPWDWRFYAEKLRSERFNFSEAELKPYLQLEKIIEACFAVAQKLFGITAVPLKDVKGYHPDVRVFEIREADGTVKALFLGDYFARSSKRSGAWMSSFQSQHKLPLKNGAQGELPIIYNVCNFAKPAEGKPALLSLDDARTLFHEFGHALHGMLSDVTYPSVSGTAVSRDFVELPSQLYEHWLTVPDILKTYAVHYQTGEAMPQALLDKVLAAQTFNAGFDTVEFTSSALVDMAFHTREDRVADPMAVQAEILQNIGMPSSIVMRHATPHFQHVFSGDGYSAGYYSYMWSEVLDADAFEAFEETGNAFDPDMAERLKDNIYAIGGAVDPEETYKAFRGRLPSPEAMLKKRGLAA, from the coding sequence ATGACATTTCCAGACCGTAATCTTGGCCCCAACGGTGCCTTTGCCACCGTCACCGAATGGAATGGGCCGCATGGCCTGCCGAATTTCACCGCCATCGGCGATGAGGATTTTGTCCCGGCTTTCGACATGGCGCTGGCTGAACACGACGCTGATATCGACACCATCGCCCATTATCCGTCGGAGCCGACATTCGACAACACCATCGTTGCGCTGGAGATAGCCGGGGACGGCCTGTCGCGGGTCTCGGCGCTGTTCTGGAACAAGGCCGGTGCCGATACCAATCAGGTTATCCAGGCGCTGGAGCGCGAGATCGCGCCGAAAATGTCGCGCCACTATTCAAAGATCAGCATGAATGCCGCACTGTTTGCCCGCGTCGATGCCTTATGGGAAAAGCGCGACAGCCTGGGCCTGACGCTGGAGCAGACCCGGGTGCTGGAGCGGCACTGGAAAGGCTTCGTCAAGGCTGGTGCCAAGCTCGCCAAGCCCGAACAGGAGCGGTTGGCGGCGATCAATGAGCGGCTGGCCAGCCTCGGTGCCAATTTCGGCCAGAATGTGCTGGGCGATGAGACCGATTGGGCATTGCCGCTGACCAGCGATGACGAGCTGGCGGGCATTCCCGATTTTCTGAAGGATGCGATGGCCTCTGCCGCGCAAGCCCGTGGCAAGGGGGAATCCTATGCCGTGACGCTGTCGCGCTCGGTCATCGTCCCCTTCCTGACCTTTTCCGAGCGGCGGGACCTGCGCGAAACAGCCTTCAAGGCCTGGGTGGCGCGTGGTGAAAACGGTGGTGAACGTGACAACCGCGCCATCGTTACCGAAACCCTGGCGCTTCGGGCGGAAAAGGCCAAGCTATTGGGCTACAAGAATTTTGCCGCCCTGAAGCTCGACAATACCATGGCCAAGACCCCGGAAGCGGTCAACGGCCTGCTGATGCAGGTCTGGGAACGCGCCGTCGCCCAAGCCGCCATCGAAGAGCAGGAATTGGCGGAGTTGATTGCCAAGGACGGTAAGAATCACGCGGTTGCGCCCTGGGATTGGCGTTTTTATGCCGAGAAGCTGCGCTCCGAGCGGTTCAATTTTTCGGAAGCTGAACTGAAGCCTTATCTGCAACTGGAAAAAATCATCGAAGCCTGCTTTGCCGTGGCGCAAAAGCTGTTCGGCATCACTGCCGTGCCGCTGAAGGACGTGAAGGGCTATCACCCCGATGTGCGGGTATTTGAAATCCGCGAGGCGGATGGGACAGTGAAGGCGCTGTTCCTTGGCGATTATTTCGCCCGGTCCTCGAAGCGCTCCGGTGCTTGGATGAGCTCCTTCCAGTCGCAGCACAAGCTGCCGCTGAAGAACGGTGCGCAGGGCGAATTGCCGATCATTTACAATGTCTGCAATTTCGCCAAGCCTGCCGAAGGCAAGCCAGCGCTGCTGTCGCTGGACGATGCCCGCACGCTATTTCATGAATTCGGTCATGCCCTGCATGGGATGCTGTCTGATGTCACTTACCCGTCAGTATCGGGCACGGCGGTGTCGCGTGACTTTGTCGAACTGCCCTCGCAGCTCTATGAACATTGGCTGACGGTGCCGGATATCCTGAAAACCTATGCCGTGCATTACCAGACCGGTGAGGCCATGCCACAGGCCTTGCTCGATAAGGTTCTGGCAGCGCAAACCTTCAATGCCGGGTTCGATACGGTCGAATTCACCTCTTCGGCGCTGGTCGATATGGCGTTTCACACCCGGGAGGATCGAGTGGCCGATCCGATGGCGGTGCAGGCCGAGATTCTCCAAAATATCGGCATGCCGTCCTCCATCGTCATGCGCCATGCCACACCGCATTTCCAACATGTGTTTTCCGGCGATGGCTATTCGGCTGGCTATTATTCCTACATGTGGTCGGAAGTGCTGGATGCCGATGCCTTCGAGGCTTTCGAGGAAACCGGCAATGCCTTCGACCCTGATATGGCAGAGCGCCTGAAGGACAATATCTACGCCATTGGCGGTGCAGTGGACCCGGAAGAAACCTACAAGGCTTTCCGTGGCCGGTTGCCGAGCCCGGAAGCGATGTTGAAGAAGCGCGGGCTTGCGGCATAA
- a CDS encoding multidrug effflux MFS transporter has protein sequence MSENRTSLLGALLTMIGPLSMAIYTPAMPQMVHAFSTTDAAIKLSLSLYFAGFACAQLLSGPCSDAFGRRHATLGFLGIYLLGSLAAAFAPSVEFLLAGRIIQGIGASVGVTVSRAMVRDQFVGEQASRIINMIGIMLAIGPAMGPTVGGLALVAFGWQSVFLLMVGFGAISIVTVAMLMAETAVPDRQMIRPARLIASYATLIADRRVLCSALVLGGCVGALYAQSTMLPFVLINKVGLSPAQFGLGMLMQTGSYFAGSVALRLVSKHLVPGQALRFGLALAGCGGLLIFLSTHLLTPTYLSIMGPVAVCSFGMAFVIPDISTAGLLPHPKLAGSAAALMGFVQMSCGFLGGLAASWLGDPLTAFGTIIPLMEWMAIVAYVGFLRAWKQVQ, from the coding sequence ATGAGCGAGAACCGCACCTCCCTGCTTGGTGCGCTGTTGACCATGATCGGGCCGCTGTCCATGGCGATCTACACGCCCGCCATGCCGCAAATGGTCCATGCCTTTTCCACCACGGATGCGGCCATCAAGCTCAGCCTGTCACTCTATTTTGCGGGTTTTGCCTGCGCGCAATTGCTGTCCGGCCCGTGTTCGGATGCGTTCGGACGACGCCATGCAACGCTGGGCTTTCTGGGCATCTACCTCCTCGGCAGCCTGGCCGCCGCCTTTGCGCCCTCTGTCGAGTTCCTGCTGGCCGGGCGCATCATTCAGGGCATCGGCGCATCCGTCGGGGTCACGGTGTCGCGCGCCATGGTCCGCGACCAGTTCGTCGGGGAGCAGGCGTCTCGGATCATCAATATGATCGGCATTATGCTGGCCATCGGACCGGCCATGGGGCCGACCGTCGGTGGGCTGGCACTTGTCGCCTTCGGCTGGCAATCGGTGTTTCTGCTGATGGTCGGGTTTGGGGCGATCAGTATCGTCACGGTCGCTATGCTAATGGCGGAAACGGCGGTGCCGGACCGGCAGATGATCCGCCCGGCACGGCTCATCGCCTCTTACGCAACCTTGATTGCCGACCGGCGGGTGCTATGCTCGGCCCTGGTTCTGGGCGGCTGTGTCGGCGCACTTTATGCGCAATCGACCATGCTGCCTTTCGTCCTGATCAACAAGGTCGGGTTGTCGCCAGCGCAATTCGGTCTTGGCATGTTGATGCAAACCGGCTCCTATTTCGCCGGTTCAGTGGCGCTGCGGCTGGTATCAAAGCATTTGGTGCCCGGTCAGGCGCTACGCTTCGGGCTGGCGCTGGCTGGCTGCGGTGGATTGCTGATCTTTTTGTCCACCCATCTGCTGACCCCGACTTATCTGTCCATCATGGGACCGGTCGCCGTCTGCTCTTTCGGCATGGCCTTCGTCATTCCCGACATCTCCACCGCAGGTCTGTTGCCACATCCAAAACTGGCAGGGTCGGCGGCGGCCCTGATGGGGTTCGTGCAGATGAGCTGCGGTTTCCTGGGCGGCCTTGCCGCTTCCTGGCTCGGCGATCCGCTGACAGCCTTCGGCACCATCATTCCCCTGATGGAATGGATGGCGATTGTCGCCTATGTCGGCTTCCTTCGTGCCTGGAAACAGGTCCAATAA
- a CDS encoding argininosuccinate synthase has protein sequence MVLPKDVKKVVLAYSGGLDTSIILKWLQTELGAEVVTFTADLGQGEELEPARKKAEMLGIKEIFIEDVREEFVRDFVFPMFRANAVYEGVYLLGTSIARPLISKHLIEIAKKTGADAIAHGATGKGNDQVRFELSAYALNPDIKIIAPWRDWAFKSRTDLLAFAEANQIPVAKDKKGEAPFSVDANLLHSSSEGKVLEDPSQEAPEYVHMRTISPEAAPDKATTIKVGFEKGDAVSINGVRMSPATLLAELNTYGRDNGIGRLDLVENRFVGMKSRGVYETPGGTILLTAHRAIESITLDRGAAHLKDELMPRYAELIYYGFWFSPEREMLQAMIDKSQEHVEGEVTLKLYKGNVMVIGRESPKSLYSDQLVTFEDDQGAYDQKDAAGFIKLNALRLRTLAKRNLGKSS, from the coding sequence ATGGTACTTCCGAAAGACGTCAAAAAGGTCGTTCTCGCCTATTCCGGCGGTCTCGATACCTCGATCATCCTGAAATGGCTCCAGACCGAACTCGGTGCTGAAGTCGTGACATTCACCGCCGATCTCGGCCAGGGCGAAGAACTGGAACCGGCCCGCAAGAAAGCGGAAATGCTGGGCATCAAGGAAATCTTCATCGAGGATGTCCGCGAAGAGTTCGTCCGCGATTTCGTCTTCCCGATGTTCCGCGCCAATGCCGTCTATGAAGGCGTCTACCTGCTCGGCACTTCGATTGCCCGTCCGCTGATTTCCAAGCATCTGATCGAGATTGCCAAGAAGACCGGCGCCGACGCCATTGCCCATGGCGCGACCGGCAAGGGCAATGACCAGGTTCGCTTCGAGCTTTCGGCCTACGCGCTAAACCCTGATATCAAGATCATCGCCCCTTGGCGCGATTGGGCTTTCAAGAGCCGCACCGATTTGCTGGCCTTTGCTGAAGCAAACCAGATCCCGGTCGCCAAGGACAAGAAGGGCGAAGCGCCGTTCTCCGTCGATGCCAACCTGTTGCATTCCTCTTCCGAGGGCAAGGTTCTGGAAGACCCGTCCCAGGAAGCGCCGGAATATGTGCATATGCGCACGATTTCGCCGGAAGCTGCTCCCGACAAGGCGACCACTATCAAGGTTGGCTTTGAAAAGGGCGATGCCGTGTCGATCAACGGCGTGCGGATGAGCCCGGCGACGCTGCTGGCCGAACTCAACACCTATGGCCGTGACAACGGCATTGGCCGTCTGGACCTGGTTGAAAACCGCTTCGTCGGCATGAAGAGCCGTGGTGTTTACGAGACCCCTGGCGGCACCATCCTGTTGACGGCCCACCGCGCCATCGAATCGATCACGCTGGATCGTGGCGCTGCTCATCTCAAGGATGAGCTGATGCCGCGCTATGCTGAGCTGATCTATTACGGTTTCTGGTTCTCGCCGGAGCGGGAAATGTTGCAGGCGATGATCGACAAGAGCCAGGAACATGTCGAAGGCGAAGTGACGCTGAAGCTCTACAAGGGCAATGTCATGGTCATCGGTCGCGAATCGCCAAAGTCGCTCTATTCCGACCAGCTCGTCACCTTCGAAGACGACCAGGGCGCCTATGATCAGAAGGATGCAGCGGGCTTCATTAAGCTCAATGCGCTCCGTCTGCGCACGCTGGCCAAGCGCAATCTCGGCAAGTCATCATAG
- a CDS encoding SDR family NAD(P)-dependent oxidoreductase, with amino-acid sequence MTDIQSVIAKGKVAVVTGAASGIGLAAAKAFASQGMCVVLADLGGDALAHARSEVATVSENPESDIVAIETDVSKLDELEALERAVLQRFGRVHLLMNNAGIQPGSSLFGPQVNWDNVFAVNLMGVIHGTRVFGPDMIAHRDPAIIINTGSKQGITTPPGDPAYNVAKAGVKAFTEALQHELRNTPDCNVSAHLLIPGFVFTGLTAGERTTKPDAAWTPEQTVDFMLDSLKRGDFYILCPDNDVQRAVDEKRIAWAAGDIIENRPPLSRWHPDYDEAFKAHLKG; translated from the coding sequence ATGACCGACATTCAATCGGTAATTGCCAAGGGCAAGGTCGCGGTCGTCACCGGGGCAGCCTCCGGCATCGGCCTTGCCGCCGCCAAGGCTTTCGCCAGCCAGGGCATGTGCGTGGTGCTCGCCGATCTCGGCGGAGACGCGCTTGCCCATGCGCGCAGCGAAGTCGCCACAGTCTCGGAAAATCCGGAGAGCGATATCGTCGCCATCGAGACAGACGTCAGCAAGCTGGATGAACTGGAAGCCCTGGAGCGCGCCGTGCTCCAACGCTTCGGGCGTGTCCACCTGCTGATGAACAATGCCGGCATCCAGCCGGGCAGCAGCCTGTTCGGGCCACAGGTCAACTGGGACAATGTGTTTGCTGTCAACCTGATGGGCGTCATCCATGGCACCAGGGTATTCGGGCCTGATATGATCGCCCACAGGGACCCGGCCATCATCATCAATACCGGCTCCAAGCAGGGCATCACCACCCCGCCGGGCGATCCCGCCTATAATGTTGCCAAGGCCGGGGTCAAAGCGTTCACCGAGGCCTTGCAGCATGAACTGCGCAACACGCCGGACTGTAATGTCAGCGCCCATCTGCTGATCCCCGGCTTCGTCTTCACCGGTCTGACTGCTGGCGAGCGGACAACAAAACCTGACGCGGCCTGGACCCCGGAACAGACGGTGGATTTCATGCTGGACAGCCTCAAACGCGGCGATTTCTACATTCTCTGCCCTGACAACGATGTGCAACGGGCCGTGGATGAAAAGCGTATCGCCTGGGCTGCCGGTGACATCATCGAAAACCGTCCACCGCTGTCGCGCTGGCACCCGGATTACGACGAAGCATTCAAGGCACATCTGAAAGGCTGA
- a CDS encoding LysE family translocator — MTFIPGLPTLLAFTAACLLLAATPGPDMTLSISRALRDGKAAGLAVLLGTNLGIAVHTMLVAFGVSALIVASPTAFLILKSGGAAYLAWLAFQAIRHGSKFVATPEAGAKGSVKAAFLNGIWVNLLNPKVIIFFMTFLPQFVTAHDPDVTGKLLFLGFWFMLVSLPVTVAIVLAADKLAGWLQQNPKVLRGMDYTFAGVFSVFAAKILMTQAR; from the coding sequence ATGACCTTCATTCCGGGCCTACCGACCCTTCTAGCCTTCACAGCCGCCTGCCTGTTGCTGGCCGCGACGCCGGGGCCGGACATGACACTCTCCATCAGCCGGGCGCTGCGCGATGGCAAGGCGGCGGGTCTTGCCGTGCTGCTCGGCACCAATCTCGGGATTGCGGTCCATACGATGCTGGTGGCTTTCGGGGTCTCCGCCCTGATCGTTGCTTCGCCAACGGCCTTTCTGATCCTAAAAAGCGGTGGGGCTGCTTATCTGGCCTGGCTCGCCTTTCAGGCGATCCGCCACGGCTCAAAATTCGTCGCCACGCCTGAAGCGGGCGCAAAGGGTAGCGTGAAGGCGGCTTTTCTCAACGGGATCTGGGTCAATCTGCTCAACCCCAAGGTTATCATTTTCTTCATGACCTTCCTGCCGCAATTCGTCACCGCCCATGACCCTGATGTCACAGGCAAGCTGCTGTTCCTCGGTTTCTGGTTCATGCTGGTGTCGCTACCCGTCACGGTCGCCATCGTGCTGGCCGCCGACAAGCTGGCTGGCTGGCTGCAACAAAACCCGAAAGTGCTGAGGGGAATGGATTACACCTTTGCAGGCGTGTTTTCAGTCTTCGCCGCCAAGATCCTGATGACCCAAGCGCGATAA
- the rlmN gene encoding 23S rRNA (adenine(2503)-C(2))-methyltransferase RlmN, with protein sequence MTGATKPTLIGQTREEMGEMLREIGVADKQVRMRVAQLWNWIYVRGVSDFDQMTNVAKDMREKLKAHFTIARPEIVEEQVSNDGTRKWLLRYPPRGAGRPVEVECVYIPEEGRGTLCVSSQVGCTLTCTFCHTGTQKLVRNLTAEEVLSQLLLARDRLGDFPDRDAPVGAMVPNEGRKITNMVMMGMGEPLYNFEEVKKALLIASDGDGLSLSKRRITLSTSGVVPEIYRTGDEIGVMLAISLHAVRDELRDLLVPINKKYPLKDLIEACRNYPGLSNARRITFEYVMLKDVNDSLEDAKGLIQLLKGIPSKINLIPFNPWPGTNYQCSDWDQIMKFADFINSAGYASPIRTPRGRDILAACGQLKSESERMRKTERLAYEAMMIVGHGEDD encoded by the coding sequence ATGACAGGCGCTACCAAGCCGACCCTGATCGGCCAGACCCGTGAGGAAATGGGCGAGATGCTGCGCGAGATCGGCGTGGCCGACAAGCAGGTGCGGATGCGCGTCGCCCAGTTGTGGAACTGGATCTATGTGCGCGGCGTCTCCGATTTCGACCAGATGACCAATGTCGCCAAGGACATGCGCGAGAAGCTCAAGGCGCATTTCACCATTGCCCGGCCTGAAATCGTTGAGGAACAGGTCTCCAATGACGGCACCCGCAAGTGGTTGCTGCGCTATCCGCCGCGCGGTGCCGGGCGTCCGGTGGAGGTGGAATGCGTCTATATTCCGGAAGAGGGCCGGGGGACGCTCTGCGTTTCCAGCCAGGTGGGCTGCACGCTGACCTGCACCTTCTGTCACACCGGTACGCAAAAGCTGGTGCGCAACCTGACGGCGGAAGAAGTGCTGTCGCAACTGTTGCTGGCCCGCGACCGGCTGGGCGATTTTCCCGACCGCGATGCGCCTGTCGGCGCGATGGTGCCGAATGAGGGCCGCAAGATCACCAATATGGTGATGATGGGCATGGGCGAGCCGCTTTATAATTTCGAGGAAGTGAAAAAGGCGCTGCTGATTGCCTCGGATGGCGATGGGTTGTCGCTTTCCAAGCGCCGCATCACGCTTTCGACCTCCGGCGTCGTGCCGGAAATCTACCGCACCGGCGATGAAATCGGCGTGATGCTGGCGATTTCGCTGCATGCGGTGCGCGACGAATTGCGCGACCTTCTGGTGCCGATCAACAAGAAATATCCGCTGAAAGACCTGATTGAAGCCTGTCGCAATTATCCGGGCCTGTCCAATGCCCGGCGCATTACCTTTGAATATGTGATGCTGAAGGATGTGAACGACAGTCTTGAGGATGCCAAGGGCCTGATTCAGCTGTTGAAGGGCATTCCGTCCAAGATCAATCTCATTCCCTTCAATCCCTGGCCGGGCACCAATTACCAGTGTTCTGACTGGGACCAGATCATGAAATTTGCCGATTTCATCAATTCGGCAGGCTATGCCTCACCGATCCGCACCCCGCGCGGCCGCGATATTCTGGCGGCCTGCGGACAGTTGAAGTCGGAATCGGAACGGATGCGCAAGACCGAGCGTCTGGCCTATGAGGCGATGATGATCGTTGGCCATGGCGAGGATGATTAA